ACGCCATTTCAAACTGTAGCTACGCATCAGCTTTCCCCGGGAGCTTTAAACATATAACCCACACCACGGATGGTCTGGATAAAATCAGCATTTAATTTTTGACGCAGATGGTAAATATGCACATTTAAGGCATTGCTCTCAATACTGTCCTGATAACCATAGAGTTTATCCAGTAGCTGCTCATTTTTCAGAATCTGGTTGGGATGACTCATCAGGGTCTCCAGTAAACTGTATTCACGTCTGGACAGCTGAATGGCCTGCTGCTGATAGAACACTTCCTGGGTATCGCGATTCAAGCTGAGGTCTGCAAACTGCAAGATATTCGATGAAAAGCCCCGATGGCGCCGGCTAAGGGCATGGATACGGGCAATCAGTTCATCCAGCTCAAAAGGCTTGGTTAGATAGTCATCAGCACCCAGGTTTAAGGCTTCTACACATTGCTGAGTATGTAAACGTGCTGTCAGCACGAGCACAGGTAGATGAATCTGGTCCTGGCGCCACTGTTTTAGTAACTCCAGGCCATCCTGATCCGGCAGTCCCAAGTCGAGCAGACACAGATCTACGGCGCTATGGCGGACAAAATAATCCGCTGTACGTGCTGTACTGACATGCTCTACAGAAATATTTAAAAAATCCAGAGCTGCACAAATACTCTGCGCAATATAGGGATCATCTTCTACCAGGACGACGAACATACTCTTTCCTTCCGATACTGTGTCTATTTTATAAATGATTCTGCCTGTTAATGCTCCCTTAATTTTAGATTCCTGATAATGGCCGTGATGAAATGAAACGAGATAGGGATGATGGCTTGGATTTGCAGAGTATTTTGGATCATGGTGTGCATAGGACTAAATAATGCCTATGCTGACTATCTGCCGCCTGATCAAGCTTTTCAGTTCCAGGCGGTATCGACCAGCCAGGATAAAGCCGAACTTACCTGGAAGATTGCGGATGGTTATTATCTTTATCATGATCAGTTGAAAGTCAGTCAGGGGCAAACACCGCTCAAATTGGATTTGCCGGCACCTCAAGATAAGGATGATCCCAATTTTGGTCTGACTCCAGTACATTATGGGCAAGTCAAAACACAGATTAAAGTGCAGCCCCAGCAAACGCTGAGTATTCAGTGGCAAGGTTGTGCAGAAAGCGGCTTATGTTATCCGGTACAACGCAGCACGATTCAAACTGATGCTGAAGGATTGTTGCCGGCCCAGAGAATCACTGAAACCAAAAAGCTGTTAAATCTGGACTCTACTGCTAATGCTGTATTGCAACCTGAACCAGTCGCTGAACCGGGACTGGCTCAAGAAAAAAAACCAGCGCCAGCAGTAGAAAATTTAAGTAATAAAGATATCGAAGAAATATCTGAAATTCCGGTCTTGCTACCGCAGACTGAACCAGTCGCTGATAAAACGCTGACACCGGCCGCAAGTGAAATCAGCCCTCAGACAGAACTTCAGACACAGTCTGATCAGGCCACAAGCCCTATGCAATCTCAATGGAATAATGACCAGTTCTTTTTTAGCCTGCTTTCGAGTCAGAATCTGTTGATTAATTTACTGGTGTTTTTAGGGCTCGGCATCCTGTTGGCTTTTCTACCCTGTTCCTTGCCTCTGATTCCTATTCTTTCGGGAATTCTGGTTCAGCGTAAAACCGGTTACCGGGCGGCATTGATTGCAGGCGCTTTTGTTGTAGGTATGGCAATTGTCTATGCGTTGATGGGACTGGCAGTGGCGCAATTAGGTTATAGCTTCCAGCGGTGGTTCCAAAGTCCAGCATTCATTGGCTTTTTTGCTCTTCTCTTTGTTCTGTTTGCCTTTAACCTGTTCGGGGCATTTCAACTGTCCTTGCCACAGGGTCTGCTACAGCGTCTGGACCAGTGGCAGCAGCGTCAAAAGGGCGGCACATTGTTCGGTGCCTTCTTGATGGGCGTGATCGCGGCCTTGATTGTAGGCCCTTGTATGAGTGCGCCGTTGGCCGGAGCCCTGTTATTTGTTTCTCAGTTGAATCAGCCTGTGATGGGCGCCAGCTATTTATTTGTGCTTGGCCTGGGTCTTGGCTTGCCGATATTTATTGCTTCAGTATTTGGGGCAAAATATTTACCTAAACCCGGTGTATGGATGGATCGTCTTAAATTCAGCTTTGGTTTTGTGATGCTGGCTCTGGCGATTTATTTTATACGCCCCTTCATTCCGGGAGTGGTGTATTTCAGCCTGTTGGGCTTGACCCTGTTATTACTTGCAGGCTATTGCCTGCTGAAAATGCTGCCTCATTTATCACGGGCAATTCCGAAAACCATAGTGGCCGTGTTAAGTCTTCTGTTTGCTGCCGGAGGTATTTGGCAGCTTAACCAGGCTGTTGCCCAGCTTAATATCACTCAGGCAGAACGCGTACTGGAATGGCAGAAGGTAAGCACGGCAGAGGAACTGAGCCGCGTACTTGTCCAGTCTCAAGGACAAGCTGTCATTATTGATGTCTATGCCGACTGGTGCGTAGCCTGTCAGCCTATTGAGCATGAAGTGCTACCGCGTGAAGATGTACAGAGGGCGCTGCAGGATATTGTGAGGATTAAGCTGGATCTTACTCATTATCATCCAAGTCAGGATGACGTATTAAAACAGTGGCAGATTCTGGGGCCGCCGACCATGATCATGCTGGATGCTTCGCAGCAGGAGCAGCGCAGACTTCGACTGACCGGCACATTTAGTGCAGAGCAGCTACTGACACGATTAAAACAGCTTCAGGCAGGAGGACAGCCATGATTTCTTCTGAAGCCTTACATCTTGGTCCGTTGATGTTGCCTTGGACACTGATCATTCTTTTAGTCGCCCTACTTGGAGTGTCGATTGTCGCTCATCTGGTTAGCCGGAAACTGAATTGGGACCCAGCGATCTTTCAGGTGTTTCAGGACTCCCTATGGACCAGTGTGTTGATCGGGCTGATCGGAGCACGAATGGTTTTTATCATGCTGCATTGGGATGCGTATTCTACTTCCATGATCGACATCTTTAAAATTCAGGACAAGGGATTTCATTTAATTGGCGGTGCTCTCTTCGGATTGGGTTGGTTTTTCTGGAAAAATAAAGGTTTGGCTTATACCTCAAGGCTTAGCTTTATCTTTATTTTTACGCTGCTTTTAGGTACAGGTATAGCGCTGCAAGCCAGTGTGAAACAGGAAACACATTTCCCAGATTTAAGCTTTTCTTCTTTGAATCAAACAGGTGAGGCAGCAGAGCAGATCGCACTCCAGCAGTTCGCCGGACAGCCTACGGTGATTAATATGTGGGCCAGCTGGTGTCCGCCGTGTCATCGAGAAATGCCGGTTTTACAGCAGGCCCATGATCAATATCCTGACATTCATTTCATCATGCTGAATCAGGGTGAAGATGGCGTCACAGTCCGAGATTATTTAAAACGTTATCAGCTTGATTTTAAAAATGTATTACTTGATCCATATGGCGAGCTGCCTCAACAGCTGAATATGTTCGGCTTACCGAGTACCTTGTTCTTTAATGCACAGGGCCAGCTGGTAGAACGGCATATGGGGGAGTTAAGTCCTGCAATGTTGCAGCACTATTTAAGCAAAATTTCTCTACAACCTTAACTTGACCGGGTGAATTTTATGATGAGACTGACACAACGTACGTTTATTTTTATGTTGCTCGCAGGCAGTACGGCCTTTGCTTCAGCCGCGACAGACCTTAAAACACAGATTACGCAGGAAGGCTTTCAGTTTGTGAAGCAAATTCCTGCACCCAGCGGTATGACCGGTTGGGTCGGGCATAGCAATCAGCATCCTGGAACGGTATTTATTTCTAATGACCAGAAATATTACATCCAGGGTGACTTATATAATGCCAAAGGAGAAAACCTGTCGATTGAAGCCATGAATCAACATGCCAAACAGGCGGTTCTGGATGATGTATGGAAGACTCTGGAAAAAGCCACCTGGATTCAGGATGGGCAAAAAACAGCGCCACGTATTGTCTATGTATTTTCAGATCCTAATTGTCCTTATTGTTATCAACTTTGGCGAGAGGCACGTCCATGGGTTCAATCCGGCAAAGTCCAGTTACGTCATATCCAGGTCGGGGTAATCCGTGAAGAAAGTCGGGCTCAGATTGCCACCTTGTTGAAGTCCAAAGATCCGGCCGCCGTGTTTGCCAAGATGAATACGGATAAAGCCAAGAATCGCTTGAAACCGGCGAGCAGCATTCCTAAAGAGATTGCAGAAAAAATTGACTTCAATGAAGGCTTGATGGAGAAATATGGGTTTTTCTCAACGCCGTCTATGGTCTGGCGCGATAGTAAAGGAGAGTTTAAATCTGCCCAAGGCATGCCGCGTGATTTAAAAGAAATCTTTGAGAAATAAAGTCCTCAATCGAAACTGTCAGTAGCGAGGTGCTGGATCAGTGTGAGCAAGATAAGGGCTATTTCGGTTTGAAATTTCAGAGCAGGTAAACTACAAAAATCCAGGATTGAGCCTGATCAACCTGGATGATTGACAGGTCTGATGGAGCTTTGAACAGGCAGTATCAGTCCGCTCCAGAGCTGGCTTGTTTATAATCCAGCCGGTATAAAACTATTCAGCCAATCCGGGTATCTAGGTGAGTTAAGCTACTTATTCTATCTAAATTGAATGGAGTAAAGTCTTGATAGACAGAGGATAGGCTCTATAATGGCAGATGAATCGCTTTATCTGGCTTTCTTATGCGTCTTGCAACATGGATTACGGTCTTGGTTGGATTGTTCATGTTCCAAAGTCTTTGGAATGTGGCAGCAGCCTTTTGTGCCCATGAAGAACAGGCATCGCTACAGCGTTATCATTTCGGTCACCATCAAAATACTTTGTGTACCAGTGATAACCGACAACCTTCGTATCATTCGCAGCTAGATCATTTAAAGCAAATCGGGAACGATTTTGAACTGGGTGAAGATCATCAGGATCATTTACCGTCGATGACACATTTATTGGTGCAAGATGCAAAAGTTATGATTGTTTTGCCCGTGTTCGAGACTCAGGTAATTCCAGAGTTTTATTGGAAAAACAGCTATCAGGCACCGGACCTTTTTCAGCAAAGCCCGCCTCCCGAATTTTCCCCGCTAAAGGTGGGGTAGCCTAAAATATTCCCACCACTGTTATTATTTCAATAAGTGGGAAAATTATGTCTTTACAAAAAATGGCATTCTTGAGCCGTTATCTGGTGGTCGCTGTCTGTGCAGTCTGCGTGCAATATAGCTGTGCTGAAACGGTCAGCGGTTTTGAATCGGCTTTAGCAAAAGTACAAAACTATCAGGCTCAGGATCAGTTGTGGCAACAAGGCCAGCAAGTTTCTAAACTGAATATTCAGCAAAGCCGGTTATGGCAAAATCCAAGTTTAAGCCTCGAAAAGTCCGGATTTGGTTCAGATCAGGAGCAGGAATTCAGTATTGGCATCAGCCAGCCGCTAGACCTTTTTGGCGAGCGTAAGCTGAAGCAGCGTATGGCACAGACCTCAAATCAGCAAATCCAGTTACAGCAGCAATTATGGCAAGCACAAAGCCAGCTGATTGTGAAATTTGCCTGGTCACAATTGCTGCTTGCTCAGGTTGAACAGTCTGTCTATGCCTCACAATTAACCGTAAGTAAAGCTAATCTGGACAGTGCCCAGAAACGTTATCAGGCGGGCAGTATTGCACTGGTCGATTTTGAACGTGCCCAGATTGAAGCGCTAGATGTAAAACGGCTGTATCAGCAAGCGCTTTTGAATCAGCAGGTGGCTGAGCGTCAGCTCTCTAATTTGTGGGGAGAAACGGCCGCAGCTATTCAGCCGAATAAAAAGGGGGTGCCTTGGCCGGAGCACAGTGAGCAAGTGGTACAGCGTTATATTGCACAAGGCTGGCTGGAAAAGCTGTATGCCTTGAATCTCCAGCAGTCGAATAATCAGATTGAAAATTTAAAAGTGCAGGCGCGTCCGAACCCGACCTTGAATGTGGGAATGAATCGTAGCAAGTCGCCGGATGAAAATAATGAAACGGTTTTAGTACTGGGCGTTGATGTGCCGCTGAATATTTTTAATCGTCAGCAATATACGATTCCTATGGCCCAGCAGCAACAGATCTTGCTCAATCAACAGCAACAACAGGAGCTGAAGCAGCAAATCTTGGATATTGCCAATGGCATGCATCAGCTGAAAGGCTTGCGCAGTCAGTTTGATGCAACGACTGAACAGATTGCCTTGGCAAGTAAAGTTCACAGCCGTACTTTGCAAGGTTTTCGGGCAGGAAAACTATCTACTACAGATGTCCAGCAGGCGACTACTCAGCTGCAAAACCTCCGTTTAGGACAATTACAGATTCTGCGTCAGGCCTGGCAAAGTGCCCTGACTGCTGAGGCGCTCAGTATCGGCACCAGCTATGAGGAGATCAGCCGTTCAGATGCCCATACCCAGCTGAATAAAAATGCCATTGCCGTATCACAAAATTTAATCAATGCAGGGGCGCGATAAAATGAATATGAAGCAAAACGGAAAATTATCCCAGCCTCTCATGATTGCGATTTTGATTGGGGTGACGATTCTGGTCGGCATCGCGATCTGGTTTAACAGCAAAAATACTCCCTCTGATCCACATGCGCATGAGGAAGATCATGGTCAACATGCGCATGCAGAGGGTTCTGATGAAGCGCATGCAGAGCAAGGCGAACATGGGGCAATACAGCTGACCGCCCAGCAAATGGCCGAGCAAGGCCTGAAAATTGCGGTGGTATCCACTGGGATGGTTGAAAAGCTGACCACATTGCCCGGCCGGTTGGTGGTCAATACCGACCAGCAGGCACATATTTCTCCGAACTTTAGTGGCCATGTTGAACAGGTAAATGTAGCTTTGGGACAGAATGTAAAAAAAGGGCAAATACTGGCGGTACTTTCTGTACCTGAGCTGATCGACCAGCAGGCGAATCTGAGAATGGCGGAAGCCACTCTGGAACTGGCCCGTCAGGAATATCAGCGTGAACAGCAGCTCTGGTCACAGGGAATATCAGCAAAACAGGATTACCAGCGTGCCGAAAGCGCCTATCGTCAGGCCCAGATTAGTGTGCAATCTGCCAAGGCACGTTTAAATGCCTTGGGTGCAAGTGGCAATAATAATGGCCGTTTTCTGATTCGAGCACCAATCTCGGGCGTGATCAGCCAGAAGGATATTGTGGTCGGTGAAAATGTCCAGCTGGCCGACCAGTTATTTGTGATTGAACAGTTAAAAGACTTATGGCTTGAATTTAATCTGCCAAATCAGTTTCCAGGCCAGTTGCAACCAGGCCAAACGATTGCTTTTAAAAGCAATGGGTCCGAGCAAAGCTATACCGCCGTCATTCAAAGCTTAAGCCCTCAGGCCGATGTGCAAACCGGACGTCTGGTGGTACGCGCCAAGCTGAATGTCCAAGCTGACGAACTGCGGCCGAATGTCCTGGTGAATGTGCTGATTAGCGAACCATCTGCAAAAGCTGCATTGCGTATTCAAAAATCTGCACTGCAACAGATTGAAGGCGAGGACAGTATTTTCATTGTTGAATCACAAGAAAAAGGTCAGGTGCATTTAAAGGCCCAGCACGTCGTACTTGGACAAGTTTCCAGTGATGGCGAATGGCTGGAAGTGATTTCGGGTCTGAGTGAAGGGCAAAAGTATATTAGCCAAGGCAGTTTCTTGCTGAAATCTGAACTGGAAAAAGATGAGGCAGGCCATGAACACTAATTCTGATCTGCCCAAAGCAGAAGGACTGTTTGAACGAATCATCCAGTTCTCGATTCAAAATGCCATTTGGGTCATTCTCTTTGCCTGTACCTGGATTGCAGTCGGGATTTACAGCTATCAGAAATTACCAATTGATGCGGTACCTGACATTACCAATACCCAGGTTCAAATCAATACTCAGGCGAATGGGTTTACGGCGCTTGAAGTCGAACAGCGGATTACCTATCCTATTGAAAATGCCATGGCCGGGATTCCTGATCTGGAACTGACCCGTTCCATTTCGCGTTATGGCTTATCGCAGGTTACTGTCGTTTTTAAAGATGGCACCGATATTTATTGGGCCCGTCAGCAGATCAACCAGCGGGTACAGGAAGTCCAGTCTGAACTGCCTGCGCAAATTGCCCCGACCATGTCTCCCGTTTCCACAGGTCTGGGAGAGATTTATCAATGGGTACTTAAAGCCGACCCGAATGCCAGAAAGCCGGATGGAAGTGCATATACGGCGATGGATTTACGCGAGATTCAGGACTGGATTGTGCGTCCTCAATTGCAGCGTGTGCAGGGCGTTGCAGAGGTCAACGGCATAGGCGGCTTTGAAAAAACGTATGTGGTGTCGCCAGATCTGAACCGTATGCAGCAGCTGAAAATCTCATTAGACCAGCTTCAGCAAACATTGCAGGAGAATAATGAAAACCGGGGAGCTGGATTCATTGAGGACAATGGGCAGCAGTTGACGGTACGTGTACCGGGTACACTCAACCAACTCTCTGATATTGAAAATACCATGATCGCCAGCCCAAATGGCGATCCGATCCGGGTCGGAGATATTGCCGAGGTATCTATTGGGCATGATTTAAGAACCGGTGGCGCCACTTATAATGGTGAGGAAACGGTGCTGGGCATTGCCATGATGGCAATGGGAGAAAACAGCCGGACGGTTTCTCAGGCGGTACATGCCAAGATTCAGGAGGTGCAGAGCAGCCTGCCTAAAGGGATCAGTATTGAAACGGTGTATGACCGCACCACACTGGTTGAAAAAGCCATTCAGACGGTACAGAAAAACCTGCTGGAAGGGGCCATTCTGGTCATCATCATCCTGTTTCTGTTCTTGGGAAATATTCGAGCAGCTTTAATTACCGCCTGCGTTATTCCATTGTCGATGCTATTCACCTTAACCGGGATGGCACAAAAAAATATCAGTGCCAACCTGATGAGTCTGGGCGCTCTTGATTTTGGCATCATTGTCGATGGAGCCGTGGTAATTGTTGAAAACTGTATTCGCCGCTTGGCCCATGCCCAGCAACTGCTCAAACGTCCTCTTAGTCAAAGTGAACGCTTTAAAGAAGTTTTTCTGGCGGCACGACAGGCACGCCGTCCCCTGATCTTTGGCCAGTTAATCATTTTGGTGGTCTATCTGCCGATTTTTGCTTTAAGTGGTGTAGAAGCAAAACTGTTTCATCCTATGGCTTTAACGGTGGTATTGGCGCTGGTGGCTGCCATCATCCTGTCCATTACTTTTGTACCTGCGGCAGTGGCGCTATGGGTAAAGGGAGATATTCAGGAAACAGAAAGCCGCTGGATGATCTGGCTCAAGACCCGCTATCAAAACGTGCTGGATAGTGCTTATCACTATAAGGCCGTGGTGTTGACCTTTGCGATTTGCCTGTTGGTACTGACGGGTTTGCTTGCTACTAAAATTGGCAGCGAGTTTGCACCGCAATTAAGCGAAGGGGATTTTGCCGTACAGCAGTTACGCTCACCGAGTACGGGGCTGGAAGAATCCTTGCGCATGCAGGAAAATACCGAAAAACTGTTACTGAAAAATTTTCCGGAAATTAAAACGGTATTTGCCCGTACCGGTACAGCTGAGGTGGCTACCGATGTGATGCCACCGAATATTTCCGATGGCTATATCATGTTGAAACCGCATGAAGAATGGCCTAATCCGAAAGAGACCATTGATGAGCTGAGAACTCGAATGGTCGCTTATCTTGCCACACTACCGGGAAATAACAGCGAGTTTTCTCAGCCGATTGAACTGCGTTTTAATGAGCTGATTTCCGGAGTGCGTAGTGATGTCGGAGTGAAGGTTTTTGGTGATGATATGCAGCTGCTTAATAGCGAAGCTGAAAAAATCGCCAAAATTATTCAGCAGATCGCAGGCAGTAGCGCAGTGCAAGTGGAGCAAACCTCAGGTCTGCCTTTACTCAATATTGAAATTGATAAAGCTCTGGCTGCCCAATATGGACTCAGTGTCAGATCTATTCAGGATGTGGTGGCTGCCAGTATTGGCGGGCGCAGTGTCGGAGAGATTCTGGAAGGAGACCGCCGTTTTGATTTTGTCATCCGCCTGAGTGATCAGGAGCGTAATGTCGCAGCTGTTGCGCAATTGCCCTTACAACTTGCCAATGGGGGCAGTATTGTGCTCTCTGATATTGCACAGGTTTCGACCATTGAAGGCATTAATCAGGTCAGTCGGGAAAATGGTAAACGTCGAATTGTGGTCACAACAAATGTTGAAGGCCGTGATTTAGGTTCTTTTGTCTCTGAGCTGCAAGCCCGGCTCAAAGAATACAATTTGCCCAGCGGTTACTGGATTGAATATGGTGGACAGTTTGAAAATCTGGCTTCAGCCAAGGCCCGAATGCAAATCGTAATTCCATTGGCCTTAATTACGATTTTTATTTTACTTATGGCCGTCTTTCACAACGTCAGGGAAAGTCTGCTGGTGTTTACCGGTGTTCCATTTGCTCTGACAGGCGGCGTACTGTTTTTATGGCTGCGCGATATTCCCCTTTCAATGTCAGCAGGAATTGGCTTTATTGCCCTCTCTGGGGTTGCAGTGTTGAATGGGCTGGTCATGTTGACCTTTATCAAGGAATTAAGAGATCAATATTCCTTGCATGAAGCGGTATGGCAGGGGGCAATCTTAAGGCTCAGACCAGTACTGATGACTGCCTGTGTTGCCTCACTGGGTTTTGTGCCGATGGCACTGGCTACCGGTACAGGGGCCGAAGTACAAAGACCGCTAGCGACAGTGGTGATTGGCGGAATTATTTCCTCTACTTTACTGACATTGGTGTTGTTACCGGTACTGTATCGCTGGATGAATCATTCCAGACAAAATCGTGATGCCTGATGACCAGTCTATGAAAAAATGAAATCACCATACTCAGGATGATTCTAGAATTGTCCTGAGTCTTCTATTTTACTGTGTGCTGCCCTAAGCAGAATGGCTGTTCATGTCCTGTACCTCGTTAGGTAATATATCTATTTAGCGATGTCTGGATATTTCATTTCAGATGAATAACTTGTTTTATAAAAAGATCAGGCTTGGATTGAGGTTTTCTGTGGCGAATCAGTATGGTCCTTGGGTAAATTTCAGCACATATTTAATATGGATGTAGGGATAACCCTGAATAGGGATTAGTGTGATCATGCGATAGCTGCTGTTTAAAACCGGAGAGATTTTATTAAAACTATCATCCCATTATTTAAAGTGAGAAAAATTCATTGATTTTATCTTAAGATGATTTAAATTAAACCAGATTGGAAGAGCTCAGTTATTTCCGGAATGGAATAAGCCATTTTTATATTTTGGGTATTACGCATGCTAGAACTACGACATTTAAAAACACTGACCGCTTTACGAGAGCATGGTTCGCTCGTTGCAGCAGCTGGGGACCTGTGCCTAACCCCATCCGCTCTATCGCATCAGTTGCGTGAGCTTGATCAATGGTTTGGCGTTGAAGTGGTTAACCGCCGTAGTCGCCCTGTGAGTTTTTCTAATGTTGGGCAGCGGTTACTGAAACTGGCTGATGAAATTCTTCCCCAAGTGCAAATTGCTCAGAGTGATATTAGCCGTATTGTGCATGGGCAGACCGGAAGAATCATTTTCTCTTCAGAATGTCATAGCTGTTTTGACTGGTTAATGCCTTTATTGAATCAATACCGTATGCAATATCCTGACGTCGATCTGGATTTTGCTTCAGGTTTTGAGGCGAATCCGCATGAATTATTACAGACCGGGGAGTTTGATCTGCTGATTACCGCCGATCCGATTGCACTCAAAGGGATCGAATACTTTCCAATTTTTGAATATGAATCCCGGCTGGTGCTCTCCAATACGCATCCCTTGGTACGCGCCAAAGAGATTACGGTACAAGAGCTGGCTGAAGAAA
The nucleotide sequence above comes from Acinetobacter sp. 10FS3-1. Encoded proteins:
- a CDS encoding response regulator transcription factor, encoding MFVVLVEDDPYIAQSICAALDFLNISVEHVSTARTADYFVRHSAVDLCLLDLGLPDQDGLELLKQWRQDQIHLPVLVLTARLHTQQCVEALNLGADDYLTKPFELDELIARIHALSRRHRGFSSNILQFADLSLNRDTQEVFYQQQAIQLSRREYSLLETLMSHPNQILKNEQLLDKLYGYQDSIESNALNVHIYHLRQKLNADFIQTIRGVGYMFKAPGES
- the dsbD gene encoding protein-disulfide reductase DsbD codes for the protein MAWICRVFWIMVCIGLNNAYADYLPPDQAFQFQAVSTSQDKAELTWKIADGYYLYHDQLKVSQGQTPLKLDLPAPQDKDDPNFGLTPVHYGQVKTQIKVQPQQTLSIQWQGCAESGLCYPVQRSTIQTDAEGLLPAQRITETKKLLNLDSTANAVLQPEPVAEPGLAQEKKPAPAVENLSNKDIEEISEIPVLLPQTEPVADKTLTPAASEISPQTELQTQSDQATSPMQSQWNNDQFFFSLLSSQNLLINLLVFLGLGILLAFLPCSLPLIPILSGILVQRKTGYRAALIAGAFVVGMAIVYALMGLAVAQLGYSFQRWFQSPAFIGFFALLFVLFAFNLFGAFQLSLPQGLLQRLDQWQQRQKGGTLFGAFLMGVIAALIVGPCMSAPLAGALLFVSQLNQPVMGASYLFVLGLGLGLPIFIASVFGAKYLPKPGVWMDRLKFSFGFVMLALAIYFIRPFIPGVVYFSLLGLTLLLLAGYCLLKMLPHLSRAIPKTIVAVLSLLFAAGGIWQLNQAVAQLNITQAERVLEWQKVSTAEELSRVLVQSQGQAVIIDVYADWCVACQPIEHEVLPREDVQRALQDIVRIKLDLTHYHPSQDDVLKQWQILGPPTMIMLDASQQEQRRLRLTGTFSAEQLLTRLKQLQAGGQP
- a CDS encoding TlpA disulfide reductase family protein; translated protein: MISSEALHLGPLMLPWTLIILLVALLGVSIVAHLVSRKLNWDPAIFQVFQDSLWTSVLIGLIGARMVFIMLHWDAYSTSMIDIFKIQDKGFHLIGGALFGLGWFFWKNKGLAYTSRLSFIFIFTLLLGTGIALQASVKQETHFPDLSFSSLNQTGEAAEQIALQQFAGQPTVINMWASWCPPCHREMPVLQQAHDQYPDIHFIMLNQGEDGVTVRDYLKRYQLDFKNVLLDPYGELPQQLNMFGLPSTLFFNAQGQLVERHMGELSPAMLQHYLSKISLQP
- the dsbG gene encoding thiol:disulfide interchange protein DsbG, translating into MLLAGSTAFASAATDLKTQITQEGFQFVKQIPAPSGMTGWVGHSNQHPGTVFISNDQKYYIQGDLYNAKGENLSIEAMNQHAKQAVLDDVWKTLEKATWIQDGQKTAPRIVYVFSDPNCPYCYQLWREARPWVQSGKVQLRHIQVGVIREESRAQIATLLKSKDPAAVFAKMNTDKAKNRLKPASSIPKEIAEKIDFNEGLMEKYGFFSTPSMVWRDSKGEFKSAQGMPRDLKEIFEK
- a CDS encoding cation efflux protein, CzcI-like; this translates as MRLATWITVLVGLFMFQSLWNVAAAFCAHEEQASLQRYHFGHHQNTLCTSDNRQPSYHSQLDHLKQIGNDFELGEDHQDHLPSMTHLLVQDAKVMIVLPVFETQVIPEFYWKNSYQAPDLFQQSPPPEFSPLKVG
- a CDS encoding TolC family protein encodes the protein MSLQKMAFLSRYLVVAVCAVCVQYSCAETVSGFESALAKVQNYQAQDQLWQQGQQVSKLNIQQSRLWQNPSLSLEKSGFGSDQEQEFSIGISQPLDLFGERKLKQRMAQTSNQQIQLQQQLWQAQSQLIVKFAWSQLLLAQVEQSVYASQLTVSKANLDSAQKRYQAGSIALVDFERAQIEALDVKRLYQQALLNQQVAERQLSNLWGETAAAIQPNKKGVPWPEHSEQVVQRYIAQGWLEKLYALNLQQSNNQIENLKVQARPNPTLNVGMNRSKSPDENNETVLVLGVDVPLNIFNRQQYTIPMAQQQQILLNQQQQQELKQQILDIANGMHQLKGLRSQFDATTEQIALASKVHSRTLQGFRAGKLSTTDVQQATTQLQNLRLGQLQILRQAWQSALTAEALSIGTSYEEISRSDAHTQLNKNAIAVSQNLINAGAR
- a CDS encoding efflux RND transporter periplasmic adaptor subunit — protein: MNMKQNGKLSQPLMIAILIGVTILVGIAIWFNSKNTPSDPHAHEEDHGQHAHAEGSDEAHAEQGEHGAIQLTAQQMAEQGLKIAVVSTGMVEKLTTLPGRLVVNTDQQAHISPNFSGHVEQVNVALGQNVKKGQILAVLSVPELIDQQANLRMAEATLELARQEYQREQQLWSQGISAKQDYQRAESAYRQAQISVQSAKARLNALGASGNNNGRFLIRAPISGVISQKDIVVGENVQLADQLFVIEQLKDLWLEFNLPNQFPGQLQPGQTIAFKSNGSEQSYTAVIQSLSPQADVQTGRLVVRAKLNVQADELRPNVLVNVLISEPSAKAALRIQKSALQQIEGEDSIFIVESQEKGQVHLKAQHVVLGQVSSDGEWLEVISGLSEGQKYISQGSFLLKSELEKDEAGHEH
- a CDS encoding efflux RND transporter permease subunit — translated: MNTNSDLPKAEGLFERIIQFSIQNAIWVILFACTWIAVGIYSYQKLPIDAVPDITNTQVQINTQANGFTALEVEQRITYPIENAMAGIPDLELTRSISRYGLSQVTVVFKDGTDIYWARQQINQRVQEVQSELPAQIAPTMSPVSTGLGEIYQWVLKADPNARKPDGSAYTAMDLREIQDWIVRPQLQRVQGVAEVNGIGGFEKTYVVSPDLNRMQQLKISLDQLQQTLQENNENRGAGFIEDNGQQLTVRVPGTLNQLSDIENTMIASPNGDPIRVGDIAEVSIGHDLRTGGATYNGEETVLGIAMMAMGENSRTVSQAVHAKIQEVQSSLPKGISIETVYDRTTLVEKAIQTVQKNLLEGAILVIIILFLFLGNIRAALITACVIPLSMLFTLTGMAQKNISANLMSLGALDFGIIVDGAVVIVENCIRRLAHAQQLLKRPLSQSERFKEVFLAARQARRPLIFGQLIILVVYLPIFALSGVEAKLFHPMALTVVLALVAAIILSITFVPAAVALWVKGDIQETESRWMIWLKTRYQNVLDSAYHYKAVVLTFAICLLVLTGLLATKIGSEFAPQLSEGDFAVQQLRSPSTGLEESLRMQENTEKLLLKNFPEIKTVFARTGTAEVATDVMPPNISDGYIMLKPHEEWPNPKETIDELRTRMVAYLATLPGNNSEFSQPIELRFNELISGVRSDVGVKVFGDDMQLLNSEAEKIAKIIQQIAGSSAVQVEQTSGLPLLNIEIDKALAAQYGLSVRSIQDVVAASIGGRSVGEILEGDRRFDFVIRLSDQERNVAAVAQLPLQLANGGSIVLSDIAQVSTIEGINQVSRENGKRRIVVTTNVEGRDLGSFVSELQARLKEYNLPSGYWIEYGGQFENLASAKARMQIVIPLALITIFILLMAVFHNVRESLLVFTGVPFALTGGVLFLWLRDIPLSMSAGIGFIALSGVAVLNGLVMLTFIKELRDQYSLHEAVWQGAILRLRPVLMTACVASLGFVPMALATGTGAEVQRPLATVVIGGIISSTLLTLVLLPVLYRWMNHSRQNRDA